A single Carettochelys insculpta isolate YL-2023 chromosome 2, ASM3395843v1, whole genome shotgun sequence DNA region contains:
- the LOC142009132 gene encoding oxygen-regulated protein 1-like, whose amino-acid sequence MASRSQIYSVSSDKGFSNEHSDVSYIPDNYTGLAENRSHTAEDLSIVRSEDDIEKSVHVNQDGSMTVEMKVRFRIKEEETIKWTTTVSRAGASSDKNIKICNSAVGAEDRLSDVNISAYIKPTKAPALENYMNTENDSLWQINTEATSKESKSDLSISDHKIWQNPSANMDVSNVLQDKVKSYFHRPPTPGPRRVRQKKALVESVTVISDKKVQEKIRQFSYSEEIEDGEGKSEYCMVTHSSSKTSSTNSKLNEISNRDLLKHSLEKKKEETLIKLSHTSRGLKEATNTKTLAMRDEDGLLQNILEKSIVEEAMCNSLFSSSKANISGFIPSSTIYQAARPLSADTIHSVHDHCGIKEIKRSLSSFIRYSELSQSKSEDRLCNPSAALLSSQGSCHSACTGNSQTRTTMAECMKATSEKINLTTGSSPAAPESEKQFSGTNEYDMTTHFTDKNQTASSNHKKKKKKRKPQYDYLEQDVHLHQNQRYKESAEEGTIESEEISHQAHDTNEGIQEFTTRIRDTFSEICQKKAVAFPVRNCDESLSSNKNLCPENELSPQVSVEVQQNEFSSKKIKANRQASNIKSRSTEQFSLPVSAKSEEGLTMGKDDDSKSETEYSQNTPGTEKEDICHSINCLKQTQNSLVASKPLSDVASGNNVEIENENAISDSSYKSSKKEKKQKKKKYPSTIESTINMADGVNSLGPLKQEGFPDEITEYSLENYVQNWLQNTYPNVVLPPNKLAPINRNERNVANSNFFHSPMENITTLSDKETKEIANEVDLTRKPNLIEHHLLKKPMEPLSEMGAIQDSDKWLYRRQIGSLTNADTSITKQEKYFLQSDFQYDSKLQMFNEMHAKDKLQSEINTQDVSPNQSKSAEVAVQVDSRIFSKTETEAQKDCVSSGLLRQLQSAMLSIQKAHTGCIEKSCDFTDFSSSFLGSPPNLLLAWLLALNLKESLNGMSKGDMLKATCSCSEIFTLLQFLKQIAVTDEAEDLKDALSNLQESTSNHLLHSGSRTEKQESADCHESPFGNVPNFHESENPNKICILKDSMNSEENADVQQLTEEYKHSDLKKYPSASAETSDLNDLNVHKIPSDRKYDNANSSNCSLTSNVELSEGNEEVDSSLPESQDKATDTSFNNEESGTSEEPNSTVHSIASSDKSNILDLQISEVEDNTNIKNEQEDIEKPNEHYKSAAETSTECDCEENSSQEEKKENGTCEETPERLSTPSPLSFSYESKQITELDLPEVEQKLKVKLIVKELEHATHSKPSSEFKKCVKSPATSDWSDYRPDTDDSDYNFRASSDFTNESGEEAIYEKQYNTGYIRRTIEQLYGKEEASFKPTFHPAHPYMSKVLQKYTEESQCTIMKENTSICQEHTTCFVQKMSKSSLVSYESLEEINKGSSTWRRENFSLPAAKLSLSGEMTYCSDNCSVQSTKQYCQSGVPADEDEGILIDKGKWLLKENHLVRRSPPEKTGMYGNLDTTSADTMFDNNSGDVPYSYFGNLNPYSPYNEISSSEPENTANPNECGGNYFIMPHNSDSEPFPDLNLKSKPSLGDDTSVLHAVKRENKNLSFTVCTTSTNVCIEANTNYPVFTSVEFRLPDNKVHPLEEPLSDTPIKTQPTNDNNVNRGALEEQDSLDKLHAICGQHCPILMAIIKPVNEENRGYAYRKASDIENQLGLYLVTKKAQHLLLPGKDFIRNKNNPVILKNNCINKIASDIFNRFCANNTLDFINRNNIEILVSSGLGEKNKLNMYVMEDMKVNVQDMNINNENNVSKPVNNDIIVNSDNKLPDAKQKLYQNSRGSLIQVLEEKSAPLLTDIAEGCHSETFHNSDITLNNTECNVSKNLEEENTFGTEEKTLFCVMYNNRSNEEKDA is encoded by the coding sequence ATGGCCTCAAGATCTCAAATTTACTCAGTTTCTTCTGATAAAGGTTTCAGCAATGAGCACTCAGATGTTTCTTACATTCCTGATAATTATACGGGCTTAGCAGAAAATCGTTCCCATACTGCTGAAGATTTATCAATAGTGAGGTCTGAAGATGATATTGAGAAATCAGTCCATGTTAATCAAGATGGCAGTATGACAGTGGAGATGAAAGTTCGATTCAGGataaaagaagaagaaaccaTAAAATGGACAACCACTGTCAGTCGTGCTGGTGCTTCTAGTGATAAAAACATCAAGATTTGCAATTCTGCAGTAGGTGCAGAAGATCGTTTATCTGATGTAAATATTTCAGCCTATATAAAACCCACAAAGGCTCCAGCCTTGGAGAACTACATGAATACTGAGAATGACTCACTGTGGCAGATTAACACAGAAGCAACAAGTAAAGAATCAAAGTCTGATTTAAGTATTTCTGACCATAAAATATGGCAGAACCCTTCTGCAAACATGGATGTAAGCAACGTGTTACAGGACAAAGTCAAATCTTATTTTCATAGGCCTCCTACACCTGGGCCAAGAAGAGTGAGACAAAAGAAAGCATTGGTTGAAAGTGTCACTGTAATATCTGACAAAAAGGTTCAGGAAAAGATAAGACAATTCTCCTACAGTGAGGAAATAGAAGATGGGGAAGGCAAATCTGAGTATTGCATGGTCACTCATTCCAGCAGTAAAACATCAAGTACTAATTCAAAGCTTAATGAAATAAGCAACAGAGATTTATTAAAACattctttagaaaagaaaaaagaagaaactcTGATTAAGTTAAGTCATACAAGTCGTGGTTTAAAAGAAGCTACAAATACAAAGACATTAGCTATGCGTGATGAAGATGGATTGTTACAGAACATTTTGGAGAAATCCATTGTGGAGGAAGCCATGTGTAATAGTTTATTTTCAAGCAGCAAAGCTAACATCAGTGGCTTCATACCTTCATCGACGATATACCAGGCAGCTAGGCCACTTTCAGCAGACACCATCCACTCTGTTCATGACCACTGTggaattaaagaaataaaaagatcGCTGAGTTCTTTCATCAGGTACTCAGAATTGTCTCAATCAAAAAGTGAAGACAGACTGTGTAACCCATCTGCTGCATTACTTTCTTCTCAAGGTTCCTGTCACTCAGCCTGTACTGGAAACAGTCAGACTCGGACGACGATGGCAGAGTGTATGAAGGCTACTTCTGAGAAAATAAACCTGACAACAGGATCCTCTCCTGCCGCTCCTGAGAGTGAGAAGCAATTCAGTGGCACCAATGAGTATGATATGACAACCCATTTCACTGACAAAAACCAAACTGCATCTTCTAACcacaaaaagaagaagaaaaagagaaaaccacAATATGATTATCTGGAGCAAGATGTACATTTGCACCAAAATCAACGCTATAAGGAGAGTGCAGAGGAAGGAACTATTGAGAGTGAGGAAATATCTCATCAGGCGCATGACACAAATGAAGGCATTCAGGAATTTACAACACGAATTAGAGATACTTTCTCTGAAATATGTCAGAAAAAAGCAGTGGCATTTCCTGTCAGAAACTGTGATGAATCTCTCAGTTCAAACAAAAACTTATGTCCTGAAAATGAGTTATCTCCTCAGGTTTCTGTGGAAGTCCAACAAAATGAGTTCTctagtaaaaaaataaaagctaataGACAGGCATCCAATATAAAATCCAGATCAACTGAACAATTTAGTTTGCCAGTGTCTGCAAAATCAGAAGAGGGCCTGACAATGGGAAAAGATGATGATTCAAAAAGTGAAACTGAATATAGCCAAAATACACCAGGTACTGAAAAAGAAGACATATGTCACAGCATTAATTGtttaaaacagacacaaaatTCCTTAGTGGCATCAAAGCCATTGTCAGATGTGGCAAGTGGTAATAATGTAGAAATAGAAAACGAGAATGCAATTTCAGATAGTTCGTATAAAtcttcaaagaaagaaaaaaaacagaaaaagaagaagTATCCAAGCACAATTGAAAGTACAATAAATATGGCAGATGGAGTTAATAGCCTAGGTCCTCTGAAACAAGAGGGCTTTCCAGATGAGATAACTGAGTATTCACTGGAAAACTATGTCCAGAACTGGCTGCAAAATACATATCCAAATGTTGTTTTGCCTCCAAACAAATTAGCTCCCATAAATAGAAATGAAAGAAATGTGGCAAATAGTAACTTTTTTCATTCTCCAATGGAGAATATCACTACTCTGTCAGATAAAGAGACTAAAGAAATAGCAAATGAAGTGGACCTAACCAGAAAACCCAATCTGATTGAACACCATTTACTAAAAAAGCCCATGGAACCTCTCAGTGAAATGGGAGCTATTCAAGACTCAGATAAGTGGTTATATAGAAGGCAAATTGGCTCTTTGACCAATGCTGATACAAGTATAACAAAACAGGAGAAATATTTCCTACAGTCAGATTTCCAGTATGATTCTAAGCTACAGATGTTTAATGAAATGCATGCAAAAGATAAGTTGCAATCAGAAATCAATACTCAAGATGTAAGTCCAAATCAAAGCAAAAGTGCTGAGGTTGCTGTTCAAGTTGATTCCAGAATTTTCAGTAAGACTGAAACTGAGGCTCAAAAGGATTGTGTGTCTAGTGGGTTGCTACGCCAACTACAATCAGCTATGCTCAGCATTCAAAAGGCTCATACAGGCTGTATAGAAAAATCATGTGATTTTAcagatttttcttcttcatttcttGGATCTCCTCCCAATCTCCTCTTAGCTTGGCTACTTGCACTGAATCTAAAAGAGAGTTTGAATGGCATGTCCAAAGGGGATATGCTAAAAGCTACTTGTAGCTGTTCTGAAATATTCACACTGTTACAATTTCTAAAACAAATTGCAGTCACAGATGAAGCTGAGGACTTAAAGGATGCGCTCTCAAATTTGCAAGAATCAACATCAAATCATTTATTACACTCTGGGAGCAGAACAGAAAAGCAGGAATCTGCAGATTGTCATGAAAGTCCTTTTGGAAATGTTCCAAACTTTCATGAAAGTGAAAACCCAAATAAGATCTGCATTCTGAAGGATAGTATGAATTCAGAGGAAAATGCTGATGTACAACAGCTGACTGAAGAATATAAACACTCCGATTTAAAGAAATACCCTAGTGCATCAGCAGAAACGTCAGATCTAAATGATTTGAATGTTCACAAAATACCATCAGATAGAAAATATGATAATGCTAATTCAAGTAACTGTAGTCTTACTTCAAATGTAGAATTATCCGAAGGAAATGAAGAAGTTGATAGTTCATTACCAGAATCCCAGGATAAAGCCACAGATACATCATTCAATAATGAAGAATCAGGGACTTCAGAAGAGCCTAACTCAACTGTTCACAGTATAGCTTCTAGTGATAAAAGTAATATTTTAGATCTACAAATTTCTGAGGTAGAAGATAATACAAACATTAAAAATGAGCAAGAGGACATAGAAAAACCAAACGAGCACTATAAATCAGCTGCTGAAACCTCTACAGAATGTGACTGTGAGGAAAACAGTTcacaggaagaaaagaaagaaaatgggacTTGTGAAGAAACCCCTGAGAGATTATCTACACCATCACCATTATCTTTTAGTTATGAGTCAAAGCAAATTACAGAGTTGGATTTACCTGAAGTAGAACAGAAATTGAAAGTAAAACTGATAGTAAAAGAACTGGAGCATGCAACACATTCAAAACCTTCATCTGAATTCAAAAAATGCGTTAAAAGCCCTGCTACTTCTGACTGGTCAGATTATAGACCAGATACTGATGACAGTGATTACAATTTTAGGGCATCCAGTGACTTCACCAATGAAAGTGGGGAGGAAGCTATATATGAAAAACAGTATAATACTGGTTACATTAGAAGAACTATCGAACAGCTTTATGGTAAAGAAGAAGCCTCCTTTAAGCCTACCTTTCACCCTGCACATCCATACATGTCCAAAGTTCTTCAAAAGTACACTGAAGAATCTCAATGTACAATTATGAAAGAAAATACTTCCATTTGTCAGGAACATACTACTTGTTTTGTTCAGAAAATGTCCAAGTCTTCACTTGTATCATATGAAAGTCTCGAAGAAATAAACAAAGGGAGTAGTACATGGAGAAGAGAGAATTTTTCTTTACCTGCAGCAAAACTCAGTCTTAGTGGAGAGATGACATATTGCAGTGATAACTGCTCAGTGCAAAGTACAAAGCAGTATTGTCAGTCAGGTGTACCTGCTGATGAAGATGAAGGAATACTGATCGATAAAGGCAAGTGGCTTCTTAAGGAAAATCATTTGGTGAGAAGATCACCACCTGAAAAGACTGGAATGTATGGCAATTTGGACACAACGTCAGCAGACACAATGTTTGACAACAATAGTGGTGATGTCCCATATTCTTACTTTGGGAATCTGAATCCGTATTCACCATACAATGAAATATCTTCTTCAGAACCTGAAAATACGGCTAACCCCAATGAATGTGGAGGCAACTACTTCATTATGCCTCATAATAGTGATTCAGAGCCTTTTCCTGATTTGAACCTGAAAAGCAAACCTAGCCTCGGTGATGATACCTCTGTTCTTCATGCGGtaaaaagagaaaacaagaaTTTGTCATTCACAGTGTGCACTACTTCCACAAATGTTTGTATAGAGGCAAATACTAATTATCCAGTCTTTACATCTGTGGAATTTAGATTACCTGATAATAAGGTGCATCCTCTGGAAGAGCCTTTAAGTGATACACCTATAAAAACCCAACCAACTAATGACAATAATGTCAAcaggggagctcttgaggaacaAGATTCGCTGGATAAGCTTCATGCTATTTGTGGACAACATTGTCCGATACTGATGGCCATCATAAAACCAGTTAATGAAGAGAATAGAGGATATGCCTATAGAAAAGCATCTGACATCGAAAATCAATTGGGCCTGTATTTGGTGACCAAAAAAGCTCAACATTTGCTGTTGCCAGGCAAAGACTtcataagaaacaaaaataatcctgTGATTCTGAAGAACAACTGTATTAATAAGATtgccagtgatatttttaatAGATTTTGTGCAAATAATACCTTAGATTTCATTAATAGAAATAACATTGAGATTCTTGTATCCTCAGGTCTAGGAGAAaaaaacaagctaaatatgtaTGTGATGGAGGATATGAAAGTAAATGTGCAGGATATGAatataaataatgaaaataatgtaTCAAAACCAGTAAACAATGATATAATAGTAAATAGCGATAATAAGCTACCAGATGCAAAGCAAAAACTATACCAAAATTCAAGAGGTAGCCTAATTCAAGTTCTTGAAGAAAAATCTGCTCCCTTATTGACAGATATAGCAGAAGGCTGCCATTCTGAAACATTTCACAACAGTGACATTACCTTAAATAACACTGAATGTAATGTGTCTAAAAATTTGGAAGAAGAAAACACCTTTGGTACAGAAGAGAAAACTCTCTTTTGTGTAATGTACAATAACAGGAGCAATGAAGAGAAAGATGCATAA